CTCGAGCGGGGGAGTTTCTCGTGCGTGATCACAGTGGACGGATTGGCAAGGTCAAGGCGATGACCCAGCCGTACCGCACGCTGCCCGACGCCGTCCTGACCACACCTTCCGTTTCCCGAGGTCATCGGGCGCATTGAACCCGGCCTCCTGAGCCCTGTCTAACGGAGACGGGCGGGAGGGCATGATGAGGCTGAGGTCGGGCGGAACCCGTGGACTCGCGATCGGCGCTGTCATCGTCCTCATCGGACTCTTCGCGCCGCAGGCCGCGTATGGTCAGGCGCAACAGAATCCGTGCGAGCCGTATCCGACATGCCTGTGGGTGCCAGGTGACCAGCCAGCGCCGCCGAAGCCGGATCCGGACGCGCCGCCACTGCCGCTGCAGGACGACCCCGGCCACCACGTCCACCTCGGCGGCATCTTCAGCATCGACGACGGCTACGGCCGCGACCTGCACAACTACGACCTCTTCGCCAACCTGCCCGGCCTGCTCGACAACCCGATGCCGACGATCTGGCTGTGGCTGGGCAACATCGGCTTCGCCGTCGGCAAGTACGCGGTCGGGTTCTCGGTCTGGTTCACTGAATGGGCCGCCTCCACCCAGGTCTTCGACTGGATCAAGGCCCCGGCCCGCGACCTCGAAGGCATCTGGCAGACCTCGGTCATCGGCGACCTGAAGCTCCGCGAGATCGCGCTGCTCGTGGCCACCTGCTACCTCGGGCTCTTGTTCGCGCGAGGCCTGACTACCCGGGCATGGCGGGAAACCGCGTCGACCATCGCGGTCAACGTCCTCGCCGTCGCGATCATCACCCACCCCGTCGACGTCCTCGTCGGCGACGACGGCGTGCTGTCCCTGTCCCGCGATCTCGCCGCCGACGTCTCCAGCGTCGTCATGGGACAGGAGCCCGGCGGCACCGGGAACCCTGCGGCGCCGATCGGTCAGGCGTTCATTGACAACCTGCTGATCACGCCCTGGGAGACGCTCAACTACGGCACGCCGATCAGCCGGGTCAAGGGCATCGCCGGCGCCTGCCAGTACTCCGTCAAGAAGGTCCTCGACGACGGTCCCTGGTCGGGCAAGGACGACAGCACCAAGGCCCGCGAACTCGACGGCTGCCCCGGCGACTACGGCAAGTACAACGAGGTCGCCGACGGCGACCGTACCCTCGGTGCCTGGCTGTACGCGATCGCGATGCTCCTGTTCGCCATCCTGGTGATCTGCCTGAACGCCGTGCAGGTCTTGGCGCCGTACCTGCTGCTGTTCGAAGGGCTGCTGCTTGCGCTCGCGTTGGTTGCCGCGCTGGTGCCCTCGATGCAGCACCAGCTCGCCTACCGGGTCAGCTCGATCGCCGCCACCATCGCCCGGCTGCTGGCCGGCATGGTCTTCCTCGCCGTCATGACTGTGCTGCTGCGCACGCTCATGCTGGCCGATCTCGGCCCGCAGCTGGTCCGGTTCGCCGTCATCGACCTCGTTGTCTTCTCCGGGTTCCTCTTCCGCAAACGCCTCGCCGCGAACCTCCAACGGGTCCGCGGCCAGGTGAGCTCTCGGCTGCAGCGGCTTGGCCGGCCGCGCCAGGCTCCGAAGGCGTTGCCGACGCCGGTCGTGCCCGCGGGTCCGGATCGGCTCGCCCGGACGGTCAAGGCCGGGACGTCGGCGTTTGCCGAGACCTTCGCGCCGGTCGGTCGGCTCAAGGAGCGCCTGGTCACCGCGGGCCGCGCCGGCGGGCAGGCCGGGGGACAGGTGCTCAAGTACACCGTGGGGGCTCCGGTCTCGTGGCCGCAGGCAGCTCAGCGTGCGCAGACGGCGCTCACCGCCAAATCCGGTATGGCCAAGGCTGCGCTGGCTCGCCGTACCGAGGCCGCGAAGACCTACGCCACCGCCTACGCCGGAAATGTCGGGACAGCGACCGGCGCGCGACCCGCGTGGCAGGCCGCCACCCCCGTACTCACCGCACTCAGCGACCGCTCACGTAGGCAGAAGCCAGCAGCCTCGACGTACCTCGGCGCGGAGATCGCCGGAGCGACGCCGCCGGCCACCGGGCGGAAACCGGCGTTCACCGGCACCGACCTCGGGGCCGCAGCGCGCGGCCGCGGCTTCATCACGAAACCATCGACTGAGACCTTATTACCTCCCGCGATGCTGCCGCCGCCCGTCTCGTGGGCGCAGCGGCTGCGCGATCGGCTCGGCGACGCCGCCGGCCGACGATGAACCCGCTGCTCGCCCTGCGAGCCGCCGAGATCGCCCGAGACCAGCTCCGCGAACACCCGGCCCGCTGGGGTTGTCTGGCCGCGCTGCTGCTGTTCGGCCCGCCTGCCGCCTGCGTGGTGATCGTCGTCGTCCTGCTCGCGACGCTCGCCGGGGCCGGCGACTCGAGCTCGGCCGCCGCGCCGAACGGCGGCACGGTCGGGGACATCCCGGCCGACTACCTCGTCCTCTACCGCGAAGCCGCCCAAACCTGCCCCGGCCTCGACTGGACGATCCTCGCCGCCATCGGCAAGATCGAAAGCGACCACGGCCGCTCCCAGCTACCCGGCGTCCACAGCGGGGAGAACAGCGCCAAAGCCGGCGGCCCGATGCAGTTCCTCCAGCCGACATTCGACAGCGTCGTCTCCCGCCACCCACCACCGCCCGGCGGCGCACACCCGCCGTCCCGGTACAACCCGCACGACGCGATCTACGCCGCCGCGGCCTACCTCTGCGACTCCGGAGCCCGCGACGGCCGCGACCTGCACGCCGCGATCTTCGCCTACAACCACGCCGAGTGGTACGTCCGGAAGGTCCTTGACCAGGCGGAGAAGTACAGTTGCGGCGCGGTGCAGGCCCCGAACCACGTTGCCCAGGCCGCGATCACATTCGCCTGCAACCAACTCGGCCTGCCCTATGTCTGGGGCGGAAATGGCCCAGACAGCGGTGATCGCGGGTTCGACTGCTCAGGCCTCACGAAAGCTGCCTACGCTGCAGCCGGCATCGACCTGCCGAGGACCGCGCAGACCCAATATTCCGCTGGGCGACGAGTCTCGGTTGACGAGCTACTGCCCGGAGACCTGGTGTTTTTCGGAACGAGCGCAGGCCGTATCACTCACGTCGGACTGGTTCTATCAAGAACGACTATGGTGAACGCGCCCGACCTGGGACTGCCGGTTCGCGTTGACCAGATGGGCTCTCGAGCTGTCGGTGCAAGCCGCCCAAGCGGCTAGTGTCCTGCGCCAGAGATCCGCTATCTAATTGTAGGATCTGGTGATGGCGGGTCGTGGACGGTCTAAAGCCGAGTTGGTGCTCAGCGAAGAGGAACGTGTGACGTTGCAGCGCTGGGCGCGGCGGGCGAGTTCGGCGCAGGCGTTGGCGTTGCGGTGCCGCATCGTGCTGGCCTGCGCGGAAGGCTTGTCGAATGTGGAGACCGCAGACCAGCTTGGGGTCAATCGGATGACAGTGGGCAAGTGGCGGTCCCGGTTCGTCGCCCGCCGGCTGGAGGGACTGGTGGACGAGGACCGGCCCGGTCGGCCCGCGTCGATCACCCTCGACCAGGTCGAGGACGTGATCGTGACCACCTTGGAGCGGACACCCCGCAACGCCACGCATTGGTCGCGCACGTCGATGGCGACGCGGACCGGGCTGTCCAAGTCCACCATCGGACGGATCTGGCGGGACTTCGGGCTCACACCGCACCAGGCCGACACGTTCAAACTCTCCACTGATCCGCTGTTCGTGGAGAAGGTCATCGACGTGGTCGGGCTCTACCACAACCCGCCAGAGCGGGCGGTGGTGCTGTGTACCGATGAGAAGAGCCAGGTGCAAGCGCTGGACCGGTCCCAGCCGGTGCTGCCGATGATGCCGGGCATGCCCGAGCGGCGTAGCCACGACTACGTCCGGCACGGCATCACCAGTTTGTTCGCCGCGTTCAACATCGCCGATGGCACGGTGATCAGCGAGTTGCACCGCCAGCACCGGGTCATTGAGTTCAAGAAGTTCCTGACCACGATCGACAAGACCGTGCCCGACGGCCTGGATGTGCATCTGATCTGCGATAACTACGGCACCCACAAGACCCCGGCGATCAAGGCGTGGCTGGCGCGGCATCCCCGGTTCCATATGCACTTCACCCCGACCGGGTCGAGTTGGATCAACCAGGTCGAACGGTGGTTCGGGTTCCTCACCGACCAGATGATCCGTCGTGGTGTCCATAAAAGTGTTGCGGCGCTGGAGAAAGACATCCGCGAGTGGGTCAAGGCATGGAATGAGGACCCGAAGCCGTTCGTATGGCGCAAAACCGCCGAGGAGATCCTTGACTCCCTCGCCCGGTATTGCCAGCGGATTTCTGACGCGGAACACTAGCTGGATGTATGCTTGTGCCTGATCACGATTGGCATGATCGAGAATCCGCCAGTTTTGACTATATGAGCCAGTTCGATGTTTACGTTGGGCTTTCGGGTGTTAGCGAGCCCCAGATGCTTTTCGCGCGCGTGTGTCCATCTGGTCATGGCCGTCACGGAGGTTGTGAGTGCGTAACTGGTCAGGTCATGGAATTGCGGGCAGCCAGGGGTTTCCCTCGGCGAGTGTGACGAGGGTGTCGAAGAAGTGGTGGCCGTGTTTGGCTGCGGTGGATAGGTAGCTGCGTATGGCGCAGAACTGCCCGGCTCCGGCGAGGGTACGGAGGCAGCCGGAGATCTTCTGCCGCAGCTTGATCATGCGAATGTCACGTTCGGAGCCGTTGTTGTCGGCGGGGATCCGCCAGTCGGTGGTGAAGCGGAGGTAGTCGTCTTGCCGGTTGATCAGTCTGCGGGCGAGTGCGTTGTGCTTGCACGCCAGCGCATCCACTCGATCGGCGGTCTGGGTGATCCCGACCTGGGCGGCGGAACGGTAGCGGCGGATCTGGATGGTCAGCGCGTCGGCATCCACCGCGTCGGCACCGGCGGCGATCGCCTCGGCCACCAGGTGTTGCATCGCGACGAGCGCGTCAGCGACCTGGGTTGCCCAGCACCATGGGCTCTCCGGCGGCACGGTTTCGGTCACGGCCTGCAATTCGCGCAGCGCGTGGGCACAGCAGAGTTGATGGTCGGCATCGAGGTAGGTGTCATACGGTGCCCACGCGTCGTGCACGGCGACCCCACGGAACCGACCGAGCACACCGGCGTCGTCGATACCCGCGCGGCCGCGTTTGGGGTGACACGTGATCAGGGTGTACTTCTCAGTGCGGGCGCAGTGCACCCAGTGCAGCGTCCCGGCGACGCGAAGCCCGGTCTCGTCGAACCCGGCCACTGCGGCCGCTGCAATCAGGTCACGCAGACGGGTCAGGAAGTCGGTCAACCCGTCGGCGGCGCGTGCGGTCATCGCTGCCACCGTGCCCTGCGAGATCGGGGTACCGAACAGCTCAGCCAACGCGGTCGCGGTGCGTTTCTTCGACAGGAACTGCCCGACATACAGATAGAGGACGATCGCGGTGATCCGCGGCCCGTACTGCACCGGCGCCGTCACCCCAGCCGGCGCTGCGCCGCAGGTGGTGGTCCCACACTCACAGCGGCGCGCGATGAGCTGGTGCTCGGTCACCCGCACCGTGATCGGCGGCAGATCGAACACCTGCCGCCGCTCCACCCCGACCTCCGCCGCGAAGGCCAGATCCGCACCACAACCGGAACAAGGACCGGGCTCATGCCGCACTCGCTCATGCGGATCGGTGACCTGCGCCAGCGTCGACCCCGGATGCCCGGACTGCCCGCCCGGCTTGCGGCCGCTCCTGCGCCGCAACGACTTCGGCGCCGGCTTCACAAACGGCGAATCCGATGACGGTGGCTTCGACGAGTTCCGGCTGTTCTGCCCCAACTGCCGCCGGAGTTCAGCGTTCTCGGCCCGCAAAGCAGCGACCTCAACCCGCAACTCCTCGATCACCGCCGCCTGCCGCACCACCAGGGCGGCAAGCTCGTCATACGACGGACGCCCATCCCCGGCCTGCACAACAAGATCATCTCACGGGGGCAAACACACCCCGGAAACGACCTGACCAGTTACGTGAGTGCAACAAATGCTGCAATCACGCTTGCCCACTCGTCTGCGTGACTCAATCCTTGTGACCATAGGAACGCGCCAATTCCCAAGCATATGAGTGATCCGCCGAATCCGACAATCAATGTTTTCACTGGTGGTCGCATGTTATCAACTTTCAGCCGAAAGGGTTGGAGATGCCGTCGCCGGGACCCGGTATCCGGAAAGTGTCCACCGCTGGCGGTGGCGGTGTTGGGTTGAGTTGCCCGTTGATATCCGCCAGGCCGCGCTGCGCGTCACTGAGTATGCTATTCAGCGAGGAGGTTGTTCTTAGTTTTGCCCGAGTTTCTTCTCCGACCGTTACGGCTGGAAGTCCGGATCCAAATATGCCATTACCTGTACATATGATCGGACTGTCGTGTATGGCGCTTGGCTTAAATTCACTGTGTTGGAGGATCTTCAGGCTGTCGATCTCTCTTGTTGACCGGGTGAGTGCTCGTGTGAAGTCCTTGTGTATTTCAGGTTCCCTTAGTGCGCGTGCCAACTGGGATGTAAGTTGTCCATTACTGCGCAGAAGTGCCGCCAGTGGTAACTTTCCCTTGGTGATGGTTATTCGTGACTTGATTGGAATCCGCCTGTTGTCACCTTCTATGAGGACATTGCATTCAGTTATCTTTGTTCGCGCATTCGGTCGGGTGTGAACCGTTTTCCAGGGTTGGTCATCGTGCTGCGCGGAAAGTGGGAGGGTCTCTCGGAATCGGCGGTTCGCTGCGTCATCACTAGGATCGGCTACTAAGTCTCGCAAAGCGCCTAATGCTTTCGAGCTGAGTGAGCCTACCAATCCGTTCATGTCGATTTCTATTTTTTTTATCTTGTAGTGGAATTTCATGTCTAGCGTGATCGAATCGCCTATGGCGAGGACGTCGGTCGAGCGAATATCGATACTGCAGAAGCGGCGGCCATCGCGTATGCTGGGCGGAAGATTCTGTGCCGGCTCGACTGCCAGTGTGACGGAGAGTATGGGCCCGTCATTTGAAAATTGCCCTGGCAGTGGAGTGGCCTCTGGATGGTTTGAACGGCGAACTTGTGCCGGGGCGTTGGTAGGCTGATTCACGCTGAAATTACCGGGATGCTTGGATCTCTCGCCTGATCTGTTGTAAGGCAGGCGAGGCTGCTCGTTGACCGGCTGAGGCTGCTCGCGTGTAGGCGTGCGTGGTTCGAGAGTCAGCTCGAAGTTAGCGACTCCAGATGTCCAACGCTGCGCCTGGGAGCTTTCTTGATACTGGTTGATGATCGTCCGATGGGGTAGATTCGGCGCAACGTAAGGTGTGCGTTGCCTTGCAAGTCCGCTGGAGCGTCGGTTGCGGAGCTTCTGTGGAGCACCGAGTAGTGCTTCGAAGCCGCTGCGTAGGAGTTCAGCGGCCGTGCGCACGAGGATGATTGCGAACGACGTCGCAAGCCCTGCTGCAACGATCAAAGCGAACCACTGCATCGTCTGCTCCTCCTGCTCGGAGCTTCCCAGGATGCGCTTCGTCGCGGCGGTGTGGCAAGCCGGACGCTGGTAGCAGCTGTGATCGGTGGGCACTGTGCTGCCGAAGTCGACCGTCGACGTATCGGAGGTTACCGCTGGCCGACATGTCTGGTCTCATGGAGCAAGTCGGAAGGCAGGGCAGCACGGTAGAGACCCGTGGCGGTGGTGTGATCGTTGGGTGCGGCGTTGGCAGAGCGTTCGCGAGCGCCGGACTGCGATGGTCTCGACGAGGTCAGACAGCAGTTTTGGGGTTGGCTCCGAATGCCGACATGTTCCCCGGTACGCATGGCCGCCAGGTCATGCTGGGGAACAGCGCGCCGAAGGCGCTCCGTCTGGGCGAGGTCCTCACGAGCGGCGCGTTCTGGTGGGTGACCACCGCCGCGGTCGCGATCCTGATCGCGGTCTTCGTCCTCCACCGACACCTTCGTTCCCACCACCTCCGCTCCCGTGTCCGGTTCGAGCTGCTGCCGACGGCGACGTTCGATCCGTCGCCACAAGCCGTGCAGGCGTTTGCCCATCAGCTGGGGCGGGTGCGGCCGGTGCGTGGGTGGGTGCCGAAGTCGGTGGTGGGGGTGCGGATTCGGTTCGGTACGGATCCGGAGTTCGGGAAGATGGTGATGAGCGTGGAGGGGCGCGAGTCCGTGACCGGTGTGCTCAACAAGCTCGTTTACCCCGACGTCGAGATCCGGCGGGCGACGACGTCCGAGGGTGAAGTGTCCTGCGTCGGCGGCGAGGGCGATGTCTCCTCGCCGCCGACGGGACGACAGCGGTGATCTCTCCCCAGTGATCTCCTGTCCATCGTGGCCAGGTCAGGCAGCGGCCTTCTTGCGCGAAGAACGCTTCCGCGGGGCCGGCGCCTCGGCTTCGGCGACCTGGGCCTGCTCGTAGGCGGAGACCACTTCGGAGGAGAGACGTCCCCGCTCGGACACCTCGTAGCCGTTCGCGTTGGCCCAGGCGCGGATCTGCTGGTTGCGCTCACGGTCGGACGCGTTGGTGGTGGTCGACTGGCCGGTGGCGACGCGCACCTTCCGGCCGCCGATACGGCGGCCGGCGCCGATGAAGCGGGCCAGTTCGTCGCGCAGGGCGGCGGCGTTGTCGTCGGAGAGGTCGATTTCGTAGGTCACCCCGTCGAGACCGAACTGCACAGTCTGGGCGGCGGTGCTGCCGTCGATGTCGTCGAGGATCTCGACGAGGACTTTCTGGGCCATTGAATGCTCCTCGGGTGGATGTGCGTCCAGGAACACCTGCAAGTTGCAGATTCTGCGATGTTCTGTCAGTGAGTGTATCCATACGTCAGCCGGAAAGGAAAAGTCACCCCCGTGCTCGGCTGCATCAAAACCGCTTCGACCTCCCATGACTGATGACGTAAACCGTTCGTGGGAGGAGAACCCGCCGTGCATCGTCAGCCATCCTCGCCGGACGTTCACGTGGCGCGAGCCGAGCTCGTGCTGGCGCGACCTGCGCACCTTCCCGTGGCTGCCTTGCCTATCCGTCCGGACGATCCACTTCAGACACTGGCGAACGCGCTCGGTGACGTTCGCGTCGACCTTGGTGAATCGGTGCAGGTCTGCCTTGATCTGATCCCGTTGACGCCGGCGCGTATCCGGCACCTCGCTCGTCGGGCCATGCCGCATTCTGGTGGAAATGGTGTGAGGCCGTTCGGCGTAGTCGCCGACGTTGCAGTGGAACTGCTCGGCGAGTTCCTACCCATCGCTCGCTCGCAGGTCGGTGGGCGTTCCCGGAATGTGACACCTTCGCCTCAACGAGTGAAGAACAAGTTCGTGACCGATGAGCCGGTTTTCGCCATCCAGGTTCTGATCCGCTGTGTCTCGGAAATCCCGGGCCGGGCGCAGGCCCACCTGCGCAGCGTCATCGGCGCGTTCGACATCTTCCGAGGTGAGAACTACTGGCGGGTCCGTGGCCCGCGAGTCCTCGGCTGGCACTTCGGTGCGGACACCGCGGGAGTGCGTTGGCTGTTCGACCGGCGCTTCCGGACGGGGCTGGCGAAGCCGCGGCCGAGTTCGTTGGTCACGACCAGCGAACTCGCGGGCCTGCTGAAGCCGCCGTCAGGCCGGTGCCAGTCGCCGGCGATCGCGCGTAGCCGCGGCTGGGTGCTCCCCGCGCCGCGCGAGGTCCCGACCTACCGGCCGGGAACGGGGCTGGTGCGGCTGGGGTACGTCACCGACGTCAACGGCGACGAGCGCCTGGTCGGTGTGCCCTTGCGCGAGCTGCTCTTCTCCGCGCGCTTCGGCAAGGCCGGGTTCGGGAAGACCGAGGAGGCCTTGGCCCAGGCCATTGAGATCGCCCGGCTCGGCGGCGGGGTCTGGTTCCTCGATCCCCACGCCGACGGCTGGAAACGCGCCAAGCCCTACCTCTCCGATCCCGCGTTGCGGGCGCGGCTGTGGGAGGTCAACCTCGACGTGCGTGGTCGGGGCAAGCGTCTGCCGGGCTGGAACCCGCTGAGCATGCAGGGCTTCACCGAGTCCGACATCGAGGACCGCGTCGACGCGGTCGTCACATCGTTCGCCGCGGCCCTGGGCTGGGGTGACGCGGCGCCGCGGGCGAAGTCGATCCTCACCAAAGCCTGCGAGGCGCTCTGCTACCTCGCGATGCGGCTCCCGGCCGACTGCGCGCCGACGATCTTCCAGATCCCGACTCTGCTGGACGACGAGACCTGGCGGGAATCGATCCTGCCGGCGCTCAAGCCCAGCGTGCGCCGGTACTGGACCGACTCGTTCCCGAAGCTGGCCCCGGACGCGACCACCGTGGTCACCAACATCATCAACCGGCTGCGGACCAGCCCGACGCTCTCGGCGTTCCTCGGCTCGTCGATGACGACCTACGACGTGCGGCGGGCGATGGACACCGGGCGGATCGTGTTCGTCTGCACCACCGGCACCGGCGAGACGAACAAGCTGATCACCTCGTTCATGATCTACGACCTGTTCCGCGCCGGCCGGTCGCGCGCGGATACGCCGGTCGAGCAGCGGCGCAGGTGCGACGCGTTCGTCGACGAGCTGCCCGCGGTCGACGGCGCCTCGCGCGGCTACCTCGCGGCGATCCTCGAGCAGCTGCGCAAGTACCGGGTTGCGCTGCATGCGATGAACCAGATGCCCGACCGGCTCGCCGCGGAGACGCGGCGGGCGTTGCTGCAGAACCAGTCGCTGCTGATGACGTCGGCCGCCGCGATCGACGGCGCCCGTACCGTGGCCCGCGAGTTCGGTGGCCTGGTGCAGCCGGCGACGGTCACCGAGCTGGAGCAGTTTCACCATGTCGTCACCGTGACCCTCGGCGGGCAGCGCACTACGCCGTTCAAGATCCGCGGGCTGCACGTCGACGACGAGTTCGCCGAGCACTTCCA
This window of the Amycolatopsis balhimycina FH 1894 genome carries:
- a CDS encoding bifunctional lytic transglycosylase/C40 family peptidase, which gives rise to MNPLLALRAAEIARDQLREHPARWGCLAALLLFGPPAACVVIVVVLLATLAGAGDSSSAAAPNGGTVGDIPADYLVLYREAAQTCPGLDWTILAAIGKIESDHGRSQLPGVHSGENSAKAGGPMQFLQPTFDSVVSRHPPPPGGAHPPSRYNPHDAIYAAAAYLCDSGARDGRDLHAAIFAYNHAEWYVRKVLDQAEKYSCGAVQAPNHVAQAAITFACNQLGLPYVWGGNGPDSGDRGFDCSGLTKAAYAAAGIDLPRTAQTQYSAGRRVSVDELLPGDLVFFGTSAGRITHVGLVLSRTTMVNAPDLGLPVRVDQMGSRAVGASRPSG
- a CDS encoding IS630 family transposase, which codes for MAGRGRSKAELVLSEEERVTLQRWARRASSAQALALRCRIVLACAEGLSNVETADQLGVNRMTVGKWRSRFVARRLEGLVDEDRPGRPASITLDQVEDVIVTTLERTPRNATHWSRTSMATRTGLSKSTIGRIWRDFGLTPHQADTFKLSTDPLFVEKVIDVVGLYHNPPERAVVLCTDEKSQVQALDRSQPVLPMMPGMPERRSHDYVRHGITSLFAAFNIADGTVISELHRQHRVIEFKKFLTTIDKTVPDGLDVHLICDNYGTHKTPAIKAWLARHPRFHMHFTPTGSSWINQVERWFGFLTDQMIRRGVHKSVAALEKDIREWVKAWNEDPKPFVWRKTAEEILDSLARYCQRISDAEH
- the tnpC gene encoding IS66 family transposase is translated as MQAGDGRPSYDELAALVVRQAAVIEELRVEVAALRAENAELRRQLGQNSRNSSKPPSSDSPFVKPAPKSLRRRSGRKPGGQSGHPGSTLAQVTDPHERVRHEPGPCSGCGADLAFAAEVGVERRQVFDLPPITVRVTEHQLIARRCECGTTTCGAAPAGVTAPVQYGPRITAIVLYLYVGQFLSKKRTATALAELFGTPISQGTVAAMTARAADGLTDFLTRLRDLIAAAAVAGFDETGLRVAGTLHWVHCARTEKYTLITCHPKRGRAGIDDAGVLGRFRGVAVHDAWAPYDTYLDADHQLCCAHALRELQAVTETVPPESPWCWATQVADALVAMQHLVAEAIAAGADAVDADALTIQIRRYRSAAQVGITQTADRVDALACKHNALARRLINRQDDYLRFTTDWRIPADNNGSERDIRMIKLRQKISGCLRTLAGAGQFCAIRSYLSTAAKHGHHFFDTLVTLAEGNPWLPAIP
- a CDS encoding histone-like nucleoid-structuring protein Lsr2, with amino-acid sequence MAQKVLVEILDDIDGSTAAQTVQFGLDGVTYEIDLSDDNAAALRDELARFIGAGRRIGGRKVRVATGQSTTTNASDRERNQQIRAWANANGYEVSERGRLSSEVVSAYEQAQVAEAEAPAPRKRSSRKKAAA
- a CDS encoding ATP-binding protein; translated protein: MKNKFVTDEPVFAIQVLIRCVSEIPGRAQAHLRSVIGAFDIFRGENYWRVRGPRVLGWHFGADTAGVRWLFDRRFRTGLAKPRPSSLVTTSELAGLLKPPSGRCQSPAIARSRGWVLPAPREVPTYRPGTGLVRLGYVTDVNGDERLVGVPLRELLFSARFGKAGFGKTEEALAQAIEIARLGGGVWFLDPHADGWKRAKPYLSDPALRARLWEVNLDVRGRGKRLPGWNPLSMQGFTESDIEDRVDAVVTSFAAALGWGDAAPRAKSILTKACEALCYLAMRLPADCAPTIFQIPTLLDDETWRESILPALKPSVRRYWTDSFPKLAPDATTVVTNIINRLRTSPTLSAFLGSSMTTYDVRRAMDTGRIVFVCTTGTGETNKLITSFMIYDLFRAGRSRADTPVEQRRRCDAFVDELPAVDGASRGYLAAILEQLRKYRVALHAMNQMPDRLAAETRRALLQNQSLLMTSAAAIDGARTVAREFGGLVQPATVTELEQFHHVVTVTLGGQRTTPFKIRGLHVDDEFAEHFHPEWNNDVDQALDANLARRPIGEVLDELEDLDDRILAALQAERPAPQPRRGRPPTRGSGAGIDLTSNVE